The following proteins are encoded in a genomic region of Cryptomeria japonica chromosome 11, Sugi_1.0, whole genome shotgun sequence:
- the LOC131037132 gene encoding UPF0481 protein At3g47200-like produces MTMVESSCVIQVGYELTINEEDVHDVSPAQIFRVPRLPRDSKDHLYSPHLVSIGPFHYGKKELQGMENTKSEAVQRMQKRIQRSNPHFSIKSIVEKRILLKDNKIRKFYGEHIPLTSIELAWMVTRDACFVYEFLVNYIKLNRNAQDSYETQVSEFEYVQYSYEEESAFKWKYDAVFDVDLQNPMRERLMTDIFLFENQIPLWVLKDLLRFQMGSAEAAKQKVENLMSMLLWRATRHEVFMWKTRISYNMYCKKHVLEVVYRSMVGWDVEELLDSPPSSPNRMQICLEKCFGSMKAICRRWSNLCLFDSSSNKSPGNAVDMVYLKLPTAMDLVRGGVKIQPVLFEDIKRAVSQDPTRSMDYCSAIRWIRFDEKTSTLYLPQFRITSQLQLVMGSFLAMEVGVRGYGTKPMTQFALLMDELIDHEEDIAVLRNAEVLHNFLGSNKQVADLFILAKGITHVQGCKAIDGVRIGLHMYTRRKYKKLWSEFVTAYFSKPWLLAGSMVAVLLIMMTVAQSFCLFFTCDRYSSSS; encoded by the coding sequence ATGACAATGGTAGAGAGCAGCTGTGTAATTCAAGTTGGGTATGAGCTGACAATTAACGAAGAGGATGTGCACGATGTAAGCCCTGCTCAGATCTTCCGAGTGCCAAGGCTCCCGCGAGACTCCAAAGACCATTTGTACAGTCCACATCTTGTTTCCATCGGCCCTTTTCATTATGGGAAAAAGGAGCTGCAGGGCATGGAGAACACCAAATCTGAGGCGGTTCAAAGGATGCAAAAGAGGATCCAGAGGAGTAATCCACATTTTTCTATCAAGTCAATTGTTGAAAAGCGCATACTGCTCAAGGATAACAAGATAAGAAAGTTCTATGGTGAACATATTCCCCTTACTTCTATAGAACTGGCGTGGATGGTCACCAGGGATGCATGTTTTGTTTATGAATTTCTTGTTAATTATATAAAACTTAACAGGAATGCTCAGGATTCATATGAAACACAAGTATCTGAATTTGAGTATGTCCAATATTCTTACGAAGAAGAGAGTGCATTTAAGTGGAAGTatgatgcagtttttgatgttgatcTTCAAAACCCCATGAGAGAAAGACTAATGACtgatatatttttatttgaaaacCAAATACCTTTGTGGGTTTTGAAGGATCTCCTTAGATTTCAGATGGGTTCTGCAGAAGCCGCAAAACAAAAAGTAGAAAACTTAATGAGCATGCTGCTTTGGCGTGCAACCCGACATGAAGTTTTCATGTGGAAAACTAGAATTTCTTACAACATGTATTGTAAGAAACATGTCCTCGAAGTAGTCTACCGCTCCATGGTGGGCTGGGATGTCGAGGAACTGCTAGACTCACCGCCTTCTTCTCCTAATCGCATGCAGATCTGCTTGGAGAAATGCTTTGGTTCAATGAAAGCCATTTGTAGACGTTGGTCTAATCTTTGTTTGTTCGATTCCTCCTCAAATAAGAGCCCTGGCAACGCGGTCGATATGGTTTATCTGAAGCTCCCAACAGCAATGGACCTCGTGCGCGGTGGAGTGAAGATCCAGCCAGTTCTCTTTGAAGATATAAAAAGGGCAGTCTCGCAAGATCCAACAAGATCGATGGATTATTGTTCAGCCATTCGATGGATAAGATTTGATGAGAAAACATCAACGTTGTACTTACCACAATTCAGGATCACGTCGCAGTTACAATTAGTGATGGGAAGCTTTCTTGCTATGGAAGTTGGCGTTAGAGGGTATGGTACGAAACCAATGACTCAGTTTGCGTTGCTTATGGATGAGCTGATAGACCACGAAGAGGATATTGCAGTGTTAAGAAACGCAGAGGTGCTTCACAATTTCCTTGGCAGCAACAAACAAGTGGCGGACCTTTTCATTCTGGCtaaaggaattacccatgtccagGGCTGCAAAGCAATTGATGGCGTCAGAATAGGATTGCATATGTATACAAGAAGAAAGTACAAGAAACTCTGGAGTGAGTTCGTAACCGCTTATTTTTCCAAGCCATGGCTGCTTGCTGGGTCCATGGTTGCCGTGCTGCTAATTATGATGACAGTGGCGCAATCTTTCTGTCTTTTTTTCACTTGTGACCGctattcctcttcctcttga